aaatagaaatcatttgtaacattataaatgtctttactgtggcttttgatcaattaaattaatttctttaaaaaaaaaaaaaaaaaaaaaaaatctgactccaaacttttgaattgtacTGTACCACATGTGATTTACAGtacaagattaaaaaaaaaaaaaaaaaaaaaaaagtcttactcTTTGACTGAGATCCATCATCTGGCCCACTGTCTTTGTCTTTCCCCTTTTCAGTTTGCAGGTCCTCTGCAATGCTTTTGTGCAACACAGGTATGATGTTGGGAAACACACCAGCCTCCACTGAAGTCTTCTTCCTCACTCTGAGGATATCACAAATCATGGCAGAACATATTCACAAACTAGATAATACTCCCAAATTCATTCTaattataatgaattaaaaaaagttaaagtaaaaaataaaactcacagattatttttgaaatccAACAATAGAAGGACCCCTGCAAAATTACTACTTGGATCCTTTTTTAAAAGACAATAGTCCAGACCCTCATCCTGTGTGTTCAtaaaagagaaattaataaTATGACTCAGTCTGACCGAAAGATCATACAATGAATGACTAAATGCAATATTATATGAATCAAACTGTACTGCTATAAGATCCTTAACGTAAGAGACTGTCAAGTTACAACTGTTAATTTATGGTAAATTATGCAGATTTACAAACAATAACAAATTTACAGACACAGACATTATACAACTATGATACAAACTAGACAGCAGCAgcatagggggaaaaaaaatcatatggaCATTCAAAGACAGATACTGACCAGATATGTGGAGAAGCCATTATTGCTTGCACGATCTAGGCTAAAACCAATCTGCAAAATAATATATGACAAAGATATTTCATAaagccgtttttttttttttttttttccatgcttGTGACAGGCGATTTCTATTTACTTAATTACGTCTTGTATAAGGTGAGCTTAAAAAGTTCCATTAATAAGGTGCGAGACATTTTcatattgtgttattttgtcATATTATTAAAGTGCACTGTATGAAACTGAAAGCCGATCATTTGACAGACAGGAGAGACTGACCGTGGAGCTGTCAATGTCAATGTCCATCTTCCCTTCAGTGAATCTGAGGCTGTTCATGCTTATACTCATGTAACCATCTTTATAAAAGCCGAATGTGTTCAGATGGACCCGCTGACGGATGTCGTCCTAAGACAGAACAAGTGTGTTTAGTGGCGCATGAGCATTTAGCTGCTGAGATCCGCTTGAATTGCCTGTTTAATGGTACTTGCATAGTCACAACAAAACGATTATGACTGATAAATCTAAAGACACTAAAGACAGCATCTGTTGGCATTAAACAACAATGATAACAATACAGTGACTATACGAATATCATATAAAAAAACCATTTGAAGCACAGCACACACATACCTTAAGTATGAGATGATGGAGTCGACATTGACTTTCTATGATAAGAGCCGTAATAATCACATTAATAACTGTAAACATACACCTCTTCCCAGACGCCATTTTTAAAACCGCTTCAAAAATAAGAGCAGGTCAATCGTACTATTATTTCCGGTTCACATGTTTGATGAACGACGACCTCTAacgcagtggttcccaaccttttttTCAAGAGACCCCTATTTTAACACTGAAAAATCTTAACGACCCCCATGACCCCCCCCCCATTCAAATACACCAGTATAGACATCAGCTTAATGTGACTGTCAGTTGTTTAAGTTTTTAATAACACCAGAATGCAAACAATTAACTGCAACTTGCAACTACTGAGTTTTTCCAACAACAGATTCCATTTATTTTCCTAAACCCGTTGAGCAAATAACAGCACATTTTAATCTGTTAGCGTAAATATCAAATCTATCCATTTCACTTATTACCTTAAACGTGTAACAACATGCAAGGGTTCACAATGACCGACTTTTGTTTTCAGCCTGTGCTTTTTAACTGATGAACAAACAGAAGCAAATTAAAATTTACTAACATGAATATCACTTATTCAGagaattaatgtattttttgttttgcattctaaaaactaaaaacattcaCCAATTAAAACACAACAATAACCACTgcataataaatatttacatattgtaAGTTATGTTTTTTCATGCCTTTTCTCTTGTTCCTGGTTGAATTAAAGCccttatttaattgttttaatgtgACTATTTAATGTGAAGTCTGGGCCTGCATATCCAGGGCTAGAGATTGTATATTAGGCATGATTTTCGTGACAGCCATACGAAAGTCATGGTGCACATCCAGCTTGTTGCGTGCCTTCGTTTTGATGGTTACCAGAGAACTAAAAGCAGTCTCGGACAGGTATGTTGTGGCGAATGGCAGGATGAGTCTGGTTGTAGCATGGTGCGCAAGCTTGGGTGCGACGTTAGGTCCTTTCACCAGCCAGAACCGTTTGTACCCGTGTTCATTGAAGAATCTCCTCAGAAGAGAATTAGACTTGATATCCAAGAGCTCGTCCTCCGCTTGTAAATACTCCACGTCCTCCTCCTGCGCAGTGAATGGATCCATTACCCATGCGCATTTAGCGACATGTTCATCAACATCCGAAAACCGTGACGTCATCTCTTTCTGTAGCCGTTCCATGTGAAGTATGAACTCCTTGCTCAAGGATTCAGGCAAATTTCCCCCGGTCTGTTTAAGAAGTGATGGAAAATGGTGTAGGTCTCGTTTCATCAGCTTATTCCTCCTAAAGTCCACTTTATGCACAAATGCGTCAATAATTTCCTTGCATTCCAGCACATTTGCATCCGCGCTCTGCATGCGcttgtttgtttcattatagAGGCTGAAAATATCCGCCAAGTATGACGTTCTGATGAGAAATGCATCTGTCATTTCGTCAAACAGCTTCTGATTGTTCATTTTCAGGAactcttttattttttcttttagttcaaTAAAACGAACCAACACTTGGCCTCTTGATAGCCAGCGCACTTCGGTATGAAGGAGGAGTGTCTGATGCACCTCATCTTCACACAGCTCCGCAAAGATTCGCTTGTTTACCGGGCGGGCTTTTATAAAGTTAACGATCTTTACAACTGTCTTCATTGTTTCATTAAGTTCATCAGAGAGGTGTTTGCTGGCCAAGGCTTGACGGTGTATCATACAGTGAAACACAAGACAGTAGGGTGCTTTTTCTTTCAAACGTGCATTGAAGCCCTTGTTTTTTCCCATCATTGAAGCAGCTCCATCAGTGCAGCATGCGACTAAATTATTATAGGGAATCTGATTCTTTGTGAAGTACGTGTCAATCGCGTGGAAAATATCTTCTCCTCGTGTTGTTGTAGACAAATTAGTCGACAAAAGTATGTCCTGCTTTAGTTCGGAGTCATCAACGTACTGCACATATGCAATGAGGACTGCTTCATCCGCCACAGTAGACGTTTCGTCAAGTTGGATGGAAAATGGGTGCATCTTTAACTTTTCAATCAGTGTGTTCTCAACATCATTTGCCATTCTGTCGATTCTGtgctttattgtattattagaCAGAGGTACAGTTTTTAGTTTTGAAGCTGCCTGTGCCCCGCACATTATTTCTGCCATTTTTACACATGCGGGTTTGAGCAGAGTTTCCCCGATGGTGTGTGGCTTTTTTGATTGGGCAATTAAGAGAGCGCACTCGAAGGATGCAACCGTTGCCTGTCTATTTTCATTTCCAGCTCTTGTAAAAACATCTATTATGTTCTGGGGTCTATTTGACATAACAAGTTCTTTTTTCCTCAGGAAAAATTCTGTAGGTTTACCCACCGTCTGTGGGTGTTTGGTGCTCTGATGTCTCATTAGTTTGCAGGGCTTCATGCTTTCATTCGCTAGTCTCTCACCACAGATTACACACTCAATTCTCACCTTGTCCATCGCTTCAATGAAACCAAATTCAAGATAACTGTCTAAATAAGGCCTTGTTTTCTTTTTAGCGCATTCATTTTTATCTTCTCCTCGCCGCTTTGCCATATTTTCTCTTTGCCTCGTTTTTTTTTCGAAGTTACGTCTGTATCTTCCCACTCTCGCGATATGTTGCAAAATTCTCGGcgttaaggattttttttttgtcatgtttaatttttttacatttttttttttcagaattattttaatCAGAATTAATTTATCgtgctctttaaaaaaaaaaaaagattggcgACTGGCGACCCCTCGAAAATTATTAGCGACCCCTAGTGGGGGTCGCGACCCcagggttgggaaccactgctctaacGGACAGAAAAGAGAGTTGTGATATAataccagtgcccaaggaagtcgaccggaagttgaagtcggccgcgtgccgccatcttgtagcagaacttcacttgcgttagccatcccattgactcccattcattttggcgtcactttgacagcacataactttacatctgaggcgtttaaagactcaatttgtccattatttatttctaaagatacacgacaatgtataaagggctccattaccttctatgttacattatggccccgtagaaacagtttttgtaaaaataggctaacgattgcgtcataaccactcgactctctgtcgcacagtagagaatttaccgtacagacaggaggagaagctcgcaggcaatagtatgcattaacttaatatggcgtactggcgttacattttaaaatactatacaaaataattaatcagaataattactcctgctcactcacgccaaagaactccccgctcaagctcgccgtctctgcaagattaacgatggcagtttgcacgcacagctactagaagatttacatctgtcagacagggtgctgacgtcatcaagcttcgtttgagtctgcgcgtcagaaacggaagtgctaaaaatcgctaaaaatgggcttcacttgtctcaattgagttccaatggggtcgctgtgtccatttcttttactgtctatgtaTAATACCCAACTACAGACATATAAAATacatgtatgcatgtattttaTTTGTCTTTGATAAGACCAGTCAACCTGCCTATAAAACCTTCTTTTTAACGTCAATCAAAATGTTTCCAAACATACACCAGCAACTGATTTCGGATTAGTTTTCTTAACTTTGTTTTGCAATAACGGAATTGATAAATGAAAACTACGATTTGTATGTGAATCTGAATATGTTTTATGATTAATATGTGTTTCTATTAGATTAAATAGTATTTAAGTCTCTACAATATTGTGTTTTGCCGTTCTATAACACATTGAGGTatggttatttttctttttgtgcatccaattgtttttttccctcattttctcattttcaaGTTTGTCTTAAGTTTTGCTTGCGattattatttttgctgttattatttttgcttgatGTTATTAAGCACGtcatagatagatggatagatagatagatagatagatgggtgGTTCCCTGTAGGCTGAGTGGGCGGGGTCAATCTTGGTTGGTGAACGTAAGACTCGATTCTATTGGTTAGTTTCCACTGGAGTGCCAGGGCTTGTTCTCTCTGACTGTGCCCGTCGTGAGTAGTCAAGTGGCGAACAGAAGAGAGGAGAATTAATACCATTTAGGTATGTTTCCGGATATCTAATTATCAATTTTAGCTCAGTTTTGACAAAACATACATGTGGCGTGAATGAGTTTCGCAATTGTCGTAAAATGATTGAATTCTGCCGTAAAGCGCTCCATGACAACATGCTGGTGTCCCAATGAAGTCTGTTTTACAGTCACTCATTACTGTCAAAATATGTGCTGAGGATAGTGAGAGTTTCACTTAAGGTGCTTACATTTTCAGGTACATCTTACACGATAGAATATTTTCTATAACGTAGATCTCGAAAAGATGCAGGGCGTTGCATGAGAAATGTCACGTAGATGGTGGATGACTGAAAACTTATTGACCTGCCTTCACAACTAACTCACCCATGCCTTTTGATCTCATTATAAAAAGTTCCAGTATTAAATAGTATTTTGATCTGAAGCCGACTGATAAAAAACACCatagaaattaacattattgCACTTATTTGCTTCTCAAATGCCAGTGTCAAGATGAGCATCC
This DNA window, taken from Megalobrama amblycephala isolate DHTTF-2021 linkage group LG4, ASM1881202v1, whole genome shotgun sequence, encodes the following:
- the LOC125266166 gene encoding protein ZBED8-like; translated protein: MANDVENTLIEKLKMHPFSIQLDETSTVADEAVLIAYVQYVDDSELKQDILLSTNLSTTTRGEDIFHAIDTYFTKNQIPYNNLVACCTDGAASMMGKNKGFNARLKEKAPYCLVFHCMIHRQALASKHLSDELNETMKTVVKIVNFIKARPVNKRIFAELCEDEVHQTLLLHTEVRWLSRGQVLVRFIELKEKIKEFLKMNNQKLFDEMTDAFLIRTSYLADIFSLYNETNKRMQSADANVLECKEIIDAFVHKVDFRRNKLMKRDLHHFPSLLKQTGGNLPESLSKEFILHMERLQKEMTSRFSDVDEHVAKCAWVMDPFTAQEEDVEYLQAEDELLDIKSNSLLRRFFNEHGYKRFWLVKGPNVAPKLAHHATTRLILPFATTYLSETAFSSLVTIKTKARNKLDVHHDFRMAVTKIMPNIQSLALDMQAQTSH